The following coding sequences lie in one Arachis stenosperma cultivar V10309 chromosome 5, arast.V10309.gnm1.PFL2, whole genome shotgun sequence genomic window:
- the LOC130981538 gene encoding serine/threonine-protein phosphatase 7 long form homolog → MIRGFHPLLAALVERWRPETHTFVLPVGEVTVTLEDVAHIFGLPIDGEPVSGWTDSSSDFVQSQSMAIFGRQPVLSRNSKSYIKLGWVRSIRDEEPLDTEEFIMRYVRCQIFCLLGSTLFTDKSTAYAHAKYLPLIRDFERIHTYSWGSACLAHLYRALCRASRYDTKEMDGPLNLLFVWAWERMPCIAPVPRHILPPAEIPVAMRWSHSERSAAWLERTVETFRHDIDYMQEFEWRPYEGMIVPGELHVHLDVCDIVAPLLSFECIEWHPADRVMRQFGFAQPPPSAQIPRVIPLDQHCMALRGVQLYDWTVLHGGWIEEWGNRRNARLRDLHPLPTWDFIPTPEYRDWYMRSYGHMLRLTAYVPQPAAPQPPSPQVLPAP, encoded by the exons ATGATAAGAGGATTTCACCCGTTGTTAGCTGCTCTGGTTGAAAGGTGGAGGCCGGAGACTCACACTTTTGTGTTGCCGGTGGGTGAGGTTACAGTGACATTGGAAGATGTCGCACATATATTTGGGTTACCAATTGATGGAGAGCCTGTGAGTGGATGGACTGATAGTAGTAGTGATTTCGTTCAGAGTCAGAGCATGGCAATATTCGGACGTCAACCGGTGCTTAGTCGTAATTCGAAATCCTATATAAAGCTTGGTTGGGTTCGAAGTATCAGAGATGAAGAGCCGTTGGATACTGAAGAGTTCATAATGAGATACGTGAGATGTCAGATTTTCTGTCTGTTAGGGTCGACCCTATTCACAGATAAGTCGACCGCATACGCCCATGCGAAGTATCTACCGTTGATTCGCGATTTCGAGCGGATCCATACTTATAGTTGGGGTTCAGCATGTCTTGCACATCTTTACAGAGCACTATGCCGTGCATCACGATATGATACGAAGGAGATGGATGGCCCTCTTAATCTGTTGTTTGTTTGGGCGTGGGAGCGAATGCCGTGTATTGCGCCTGTACCGAGACATATCCTTCCACCTGCTGAGATACCAGTTGCCATGAG GTGGAGTCATTCGGAACGGAGCGCAGCATGGTTAGAGAGGACCGTTGAGACATTTAGGCATGACATAGACTACATGCAGGAG TTTGAGTGGCGGCCGTACGAAGGAATGATCGTACCCGGCGAGTTACATGTACATCTTGATGTGTGTGATATCGTTGCTCCGTTGTTGTCATTCGAGTGTATCGAGTGGCACCCTGCGGACCGAGTTATGCGTCAGTTTGGGTTCGCACAGCCCCCCCCCTCCGCGCAAATACCAAGGGTCATTCCACTGGACCAGCATTGCATGGCTCTTCGCGGAGTGCAGCTTTATGACTGGACAGTTTTGCATGGGGGTTGGATAGAGGAGTGGGGCAATAGGCGAAACGCTCGACTGCGGGATCTGCACCCCCTTCCGACCTGGGATTTCATACCCACACCGGAGTATCGGGATTGGTACATGCGCTCATACGGACATATGCTGAGATTGACGGCGTATGTTCCTCAGCCAGCTGCACCGCAGCCACCTTCACCTCAGGTCCTACCTGCACCTTAG
- the LOC130981537 gene encoding uncharacterized protein LOC130981537, translating to MEDTAKLVVYRDGEIIRNTHKGVRFVCQNPFLFVVPCTITFMELQNGLCQSMENGTLMRVSRILYRNPVIVFGGLIQFDTMPVTDEVTMRNMFQIHRQTQMRQPQIELYVEFETVEVEGIQNDLEVEDDRAAVYEGMSSDSEEDFEATYEAGDEEHDGDAGVETAADNVVVHPSSSQPMNVPPFMRELDLDAVYAPEFLEYSNIGVADPEDGEFRIGMEYSSRKLVMAAIRSYTIARGVDYDVYESEPQTFYAKCKMYGRGCDWLIRASLIWKKGCWEIRRYNGRHTCTMGVISQDHSKLDSDTVAEAIRPLVETDPSIKVKTIIAEVQSRFNYTISYRKAWLAKQKSIAKVFGDWEESYQALPWWLSVMVQKMPGSVVQIETRPLYNGNEEAQGVKILHRVFWSFNSLMFKTMIMLTFTALLKQTYKFLTTNNIGQHTEH from the exons ATGGAGGATACCGCAAAGTTAGTAGTGTATCGCGACGGTGAGATAATACGTAATACTCATAAGGGAGTGAGGTTTGTGTGTCAGAATCCGTTTTTGTTTGTGGTTCCATGCACCATTACGTTTATGGAACTTCAGAACGGTCTCTGTCAAAGCATGGAGAACGGTACATTAATGAGAGTGAGCAGAATTCTGTACCGGAATCCGGTTATAGTTTTTGGTGGTCTAATACAGTTTGATACCATGCCAGTCACTGACGAAGTGACTATGCGTAATATGTTTCAAATTCACCGGCAGACTCAGATGCGACAGCCACAGATTGAGCtgtatgttgagtttgaaaCCGTAGAGGTGGAAGGGATTCAAAATGACTTAGAGGTGGAGGATGATAGAGCTGCAGTGTACGAGGGAATGAGTAGTGATAGCGAAGAGGACTTCGAAGCCACTTATGAAGCCGGTGACGAAGAGCATGATGGTGATGCGGGAGTTGAGACAGCAGCTGATAATGTAGTGGTTCACCCATCGAGCAGTCAACCGATGAACGTGCCACCTTTTATGCGTGAGTTGGATCTCGACGCCGTGTATGCACCGGAGTTTCTGGAATATTCAAACATAG GCGTTGCTGATCCCGAGGACGGAGAGTTCCGGATTGGAATGGAATACAGTTCTAGAAAGTTAGTCATGGCAGCAATTAGAAGTTACACTATCGCTAGAGGAGTTGACTACGACGTGTATGAGTCTGAGCCACAGACGTTCTATGCAAAATGCAAGATGTATGGGCGCGGGTGCGACTGGCTTATCCGAGCCAGCTTGATATGGAAAAAAGGTTGTTGGGAGATACGCAGATACAATGGTAGGCACACGTGCACGATGGGAGTGATTTCACAAGATCATTCCAAGTTGGACTCGGACACAGTTGCTGAGGCTATAAGGCCATTGGTCGAGACTGACCCGTCCATAAAGGTGAAAACTATAATAGCCGAAGTCCAGTCAAGGTTCAACTATACCATCAGTTACCGAAAGGCTTGGTTGGCAAAGCAGAAGTCCATAGCGAAAGTTTTCGGTGATTGGGAGGAGAGTTACCAAGCCTTGCCGTGGTGGCTCTCGGTTATGGTTCAGAAGATGCCTGGGTCAGTTGTCCAGATAGAAACACGCCCACTCTACAATGGGAATGAAGAGGCACAAGGGGTAAAAATACTTCATCGCGTATTTTGGAGTTTCAATTCATTGATGTTTAAGACCATGATAATGTTAACATTTACTGCCTTACTGAAGCAAACATACAAATTTTTAACTACTAATAACATTGGCCAACATACAGAACATTAA
- the LOC130982039 gene encoding beta-carotene 3-hydroxylase 1, chloroplastic-like: protein MAAGLSAAIAWKPLLRPHHHHHHNKHQSFNPHTPTPASFFRTHQKPATIKFTACVLMEDPKKTASSHVAESEKDEEETVVVYPQLVPPRVAERLARKKSERLTYLITAMMSSFGITSMAVFAVYYRFAWQFQGGEIPLSEMFGTFALSVGAAVGMEFWARWAHRALWHASLWHMHESHHRPRDGPFELNDVFAIINAVPAIALLSFGFFHKGLVPGLCFGAGLGITVFGMAYMFVHDGLVHRRFPVGPIANVPYFRRVAAAHKLHHSDKFNGVPYGLFLGPKEIEEVGGLEELEKEISRRTKSYNNNNNNNKNSS, encoded by the exons ATGGCGGCAGGACTCTCCGCCGCAATTGCCTGGAAGCCCCTCCTCCGtccccaccaccaccaccaccacaacaAACACCAATCCTTCAATCCTCACACTCCAACGCCTGCTTCCTTCTTCAGAACACACCAGAAGCCCGCAACTATAAAGTTCACTGCCTGTGTTCTCATGGAGGACCCCAAGAAAACCGCCAGTAGCCACGTGGCGGAAAGCGAAAAGGACGAAGAAGAAACCGTTGTGGTTTATCCTCAGCTGGTTCCGCCACGTGTCGCGGAGAGATTGGCCAGGAAGAAGTCTGAGAGATTAACGTACCTTATTACCGCCATGATGTCTAGCTTTGGCATCACTTCCATGGCGGTCTTCGCTGTTTATTATAGATTCGCATGGCAATTTCAG GGTGGAGAAATTCCATTGTCTGAAATGTTTGGCACATTTGCTCTCTCCGTTGGTGCTGCT GTGGGTATGGAATTTTGGGCTAGGTGGGCACACAGAGCTCTCTGGCATGCTTCCTTGTGGCACATGCATGAg TCCCACCATAGACCAAGAGATGGACCCTTCGAATTGAACGATGTGTTTGCAATAATAAACGCTGTTCCTGCCATTGCTCTTCTCTCCTTCGGTTTCTTCCACAAGGGACTAGTCCCTGGCCTCTGCTTTGGTGCT GGTCTTGGAATCACAGTGTTTGGAATGGCTTACATGTTTGTGCACGATGGCTTGGTTCATAGGAGATTCCCTGTAGGTCCCATTGCCAATGTTCCCTACTTCAGAAGAGTTGCTGCTGCTCACAAA cTTCACCATTCGGACAAATTCAATGGGGTGCCATATGGCCTCTTTTTGGGACCAAAG GAAATTGAAGAAGTGGGAGGGTTAGAAGAGCTTGAGAAAGAGATTAGTAGGAGAACAAAatcttataataataataacaataataataaaaatagttcaTGA
- the LOC130979709 gene encoding septum site-determining protein minD homolog, chloroplastic, whose amino-acid sequence MLSLHRLPGVPTAKPPLFPSTSTFTHPPRRPTFLFPQSKTLPKPPKFHKSPTALLQWNRKPQLSGETPRVVVVTSGKGGVGKTTTTANIGLSLARLDFSVVAIDADVGLRNLDLLLGLENRVNYTALEVLNGDCRLDQALVRDKRWSNFELLCISKPRSKLPLGFGGKALIWLVDALKSRTEGCPDFILIDCPAGIDAGFITAITPANEAILITTPDITALRDADRVTGLLECDGIRDIKMIVNRVRTDMIKGEDMMSVLDVQEMLGLPLLGAIPEDSEVIRSTNRGYPLVLNKPPTLAGLAFEQAAWRLVEQDTMQAVMVEEEPKRGFFSFFGG is encoded by the coding sequence ATGCTCTCTCTCCACCGTCTCCCTGGCGTCCCCACCGCCAAACCACCACTTTTTCCGTCCACCTCAACCTTCACCCACCCACCACGACGACCTACATTCCTCTTCCCCCAATCCAAAACCCTACCAAAACCCCCAAAATTCCACAAATCCCCCACCGCCCTCCTCCAGTGGAACCGCAAACCCCAGCTCTCCGGCGAAACCCCCCGCGTAGTCGTCGTCACCTCCGGAAAAGGCGGCGTCGGCAAGACCACAACCACCGCCAACATCGGCCTCTCCCTCGCCAGACTCGACTTCTCCGTCGTCGCCATCGACGCCGACGTCGGCCTCCGCAACCTCGACCTCCTCTTAGGCCTCGAGAATCGCGTGAACTACACCGCTCTCGAGGTTCTCAACGGCGATTGCAGGCTCGACCAGGCTCTCGTCAGGGACAAGCGTTGGTCCAACTTTGAATTGCTCTGCATTTCAAAACCTAGGTCAAAATTGCCCCTAGGGTTTGGAGGAAAAGCCCTAATTTGGCTCGTCGATGCTCTCAAATCGCGCACAGAAGGTTGCCCTGACTTCATCCTCATTGATTGCCCCGCCGGCATCGACGCTGGATTCATCACCGCCATAACGCCGGCGAACGAGGCAATTCTGATAACCACACCAGATATAACTGCCCTTAGAGATGCTGATAGGGTTACTGGTTTGCTTGAATGTGATGGAATTAGGGACATAAAGATGATTGTGAATAGAGTTAGGACAGATATGATTAAGGGTGAGGACATGATGTCTGTTCTTGATGTACAAGAAATGCTAGGGTTGCCACTGCTCGGAGCGATTCCGGAGGATTCGGAGGTTATAAGGAGTACCAATAGAGGGTACCCTTTGGTTCTGAATAAGCCTCCAACATTGGCAGGGTTGGCATTTGAGCAAGCAGCTTGGAGGCTTGTGGAGCAAGATACAATGCAAGCTGTCATGGTTGAGGAGGAGCCAAAGCGTggctttttctccttctttggTGGCTAA